In Cupriavidus sp. EM10, the genomic window CGGAACAAAGGAAGCGCAACGACGAGGTATGCCAATGCCGCCGTAAAGGCGACGGGTCGTCGACCCACGCGGTCGGATAGCGCTGCAGCGAATGGGATCACAATCACTGAACCCAGAAAGGCCAGGCCGGACGCCGCTAGAGCTTGCCCGCTACTCAACCGTCCAGTTGACACGAGATAAGACGGGAGATACGCCAGGATCAAGTAGTAAGGGATGCCGTGTGAGATCGCTACGCCAAGACATTTGACAATGCTTCGCCAGTCGTCACGAAGGGCTTCGCGCAATGGTGCTTGTGCCGCGCCCTCGCGTTCCAAGTGCAACCGGAATGCCGGTGTTTCCTCGATGCGCAGCCGCAGCCAGAACGCACCCAACCCAATCGGACCAGCGATCAGGAAGGGCAATCGCCAGGCCCATGCCTCAACTGCCGTCTGACCAAAAATGCTGGTGATCGCCAGAACAAGACCGGATCCGCTCAACGCACCAATTCCAGCCGACATACCGAAGAACCCGATCACAACGCCACGCCGGCGTGTCGGGGCGTACTCGGCAAGGAATGCGAGTGCTCCACCTGCTTCGCCTCCCGCGGAAAATCCCTGAATCATGCGTAGGGCTACCAGCAGCAAAGGAGCGGCGATGCCAATCGCCTCGTATCCCGGTAGGACACCGACCAACCCCGTCGAAACGCTGATCAAACCAACGACAATCGCGAGCGTATCGCGCCGTCCAAGCCGGTCTCCCAGCGATCCAAAAAACAGAGCGCCGAGTGGTCGGGTAACGAATGCGACGGAGAATGCCGCGAAAGCCGCTATCAGGCTAACGATCGGGTCGCTGCTTGGGAAG contains:
- a CDS encoding MFS transporter, translated to MLEWFDYSLYGYLSATLAKVFFPSSDPIVSLIAAFAAFSVAFVTRPLGALFFGSLGDRLGRRDTLAIVVGLISVSTGLVGVLPGYEAIGIAAPLLLVALRMIQGFSAGGEAGGALAFLAEYAPTRRRGVVIGFFGMSAGIGALSGSGLVLAITSIFGQTAVEAWAWRLPFLIAGPIGLGAFWLRLRIEETPAFRLHLEREGAAQAPLREALRDDWRSIVKCLGVAISHGIPYYLILAYLPSYLVSTGRLSSGQALAASGLAFLGSVIVIPFAAALSDRVGRRPVAFTAALAYLVVALPLFRIVVGSTPEVVIATMASVGVLMGCMAARRSA